In the Profundibacter amoris genome, TGGACCCCGCCCGACCGGTGCGGCCCGAACGGTGCAACAGCGCCTCTTTGTTTTGCGGCAGGTCCGCGTGGATCACCAGATCCAGACCCGGCAGATCAATCCCGCGTGCGGCAACGTCGGTGGCGATACAGACCCGTGCACGTCCATCGCGCATGGATTGCAGCGCGTGGGTGCGTTCGTTCTGGCTCAGCTCGCCCGACAGCGCCACTACCGACATGCCGCGGTTGTTGAATTTCGCGGTCATATGATTCACGGCGGCGCGGGTCGCGCAAAATACCAGCGCATTTTGTGCCTCGTAATAGCGCAACAGATTGATAATCGCGTTTTCACGGTCTGCCGGTTTCACCACAAGCGCGCGGTATTCGATATCGCTATGCTGCTTGGTGTCGCCTTTGGTTTCGATCCGCACGGCGTCATGCTGATAGGTCTTGGCCAGCACCGCAATCGGGCGTGAAACCGTGGCGGAAAACAGCAGGGTGCGGCGGGTCTTGGGCGCTTCGTCCAGAATGAATTCCAGATCCTCGCGAAAGCCCAGATCAAGCATTTCGTCGGCTTCGTCCAGCACCACACAGGCGCAATCCGACAGATCCAGCGCGCCGCGTGTCAGGTGATCGCGCAGACGGCCCGGTGTGCCGACAACGATGTGGACCCCGCGATCCAGCGTGCGCCGTTCGGTGCGCGCATCCATGCCGCCAACGCAGGACCCGAATCGCGCGCCGGTTTCGGCGTACAGCCACTGCAATTCGCGCATCACCTGCAAGGCCAGTTCGCGGGTTGGCGCGATGATCAGCGCCTTGGGGGCACCGGCGCGGCCAAAGTTTTCGTCGCCGTCCAGCAGCGTGGTGGCCATCGCGATCCCGAAGGCCACGGTTTTACCTGAACCGGTCTGCGCCGATACCAATGCATCGCGCCCCACAAGATCAGGGTCCGACATCGCCTGTTGCACAGGGGTCAGTGTTTCATAGCCTTTGCGCGTCAGGGCGCGGGCCAGCGGGGTTATCAGGTCGGATACTTCGGTCACGGCGTTTTGGTCTTTCAAAATAGGTTCGGCAGGGCCTAAGCGGCCCGGATATGGGGTTGTTACACCAAAGGCAACGATTTGTCTTTGGCCAAGATCTGTGGGAAATCGGATGGGGTGGTACCAGCGACCCGAATTGAACGGGTGACCTCTTGATCCACAATCAAGCGCTCTAACCAACTGAGCTACGCCGGCACACGGTGTCCAATTAGCGTCCGATTGTGCGCTTTGCAAGAGGCCATGCTTGAAAAAGCCGATGAATCTGCGTATCGCTGCCCTTCATTCAACCGGAGACCCGAAGATGAGCATCGACAGCGAAAGCGATATCACCGCAAATATCCAGATCGGCCCCACCTCACTGGGCATGGTCCGCATCTATATCGAGGCCGAGGGGATCGATCTGCCGATGGATTTCTCGCCGGAAGAGGCGCTGGAAATCGCCGAGGAACTGACCGCGGCGGCGAAAACCGTCACGGGTGGAAAATAGCGCCCGCATCGGGGTCTGTCAGCCGTTGCAGACGGGCGGCGGCATGGCGGGCGAATTTGCGCGTCAGGGCGCTGCGCCGTGCGGCGGGCAGTTTGGTTTGCGGCCCTGTGCGGATGATTTCGGCATCAAAACCGTCGGCAATGATCAGGCCGGTTTCGGTTGGTAGCAGATCGGTGTCAAAGTCCTGATCCACGGCCCAGAAATACCGGTCGCACCATTCCAGATAGCCCTGCCATTTGTGATCCGTCTGAAAATCGGCACGGGATGATTTGCACTCAATCACCCAGATTTCCCCCTTCCGGCCAAGCGCCATCACATCCACCCGCAAACCCCGCGCGGGCACCAGTTCGGTGACACAGGCATAACCCAAATCGCGCAGATGGCGGCAAGTGCCGCGCGCCAGAATCTGGCCGGGTTGAAGGCTGGATGTCATGCCTTGATCATGAACAATAGGTGAACAGAAGGCAAGTCACTGTGCGTTGACACTGAATATTACAGTAACTGGGTTTATCCGGGATGTTCTGGATTTAAGTGAGTTACAGCTAGTAAAATAAGGGCGTGACGGGGTGTGTGGTGGATGGATGGAGCGTTTTGCTGTGACATTGCAGTAAGGGGGGAGAGGTGGTCGCAAGATTTCGACCAGTTAGCAGCCTGTTTAAGATGGATCATGGTTTCATTTAGGCTGCCAACCTCATTGGTTCTGTTTTTCTGTCATAGGCTTCATGCGGGGTCAATATTCCGTGGGTAGAATGCGGACGCTCGGTGTTGTAG is a window encoding:
- a CDS encoding DUF6324 family protein; this encodes MSIDSESDITANIQIGPTSLGMVRIYIEAEGIDLPMDFSPEEALEIAEELTAAAKTVTGGK
- a CDS encoding MmcB family DNA repair protein encodes the protein MTSSLQPGQILARGTCRHLRDLGYACVTELVPARGLRVDVMALGRKGEIWVIECKSSRADFQTDHKWQGYLEWCDRYFWAVDQDFDTDLLPTETGLIIADGFDAEIIRTGPQTKLPAARRSALTRKFARHAAARLQRLTDPDAGAIFHP